One genomic region from Gemmatimonadaceae bacterium encodes:
- a CDS encoding serine/threonine-protein kinase: MAAAPVRPPGRQCFLEGARVEQSVSSSPFTTLESSLRGRYAVRRELGRGGMATVYLAHDAERDQLVAVKVLLPELAVNLGIDRFLREIEVGTLLQHPHIVGVLDSGQLEGTLYYTMPFVDGLSLRERLQREKQLPISDAITIARQVADALDYAHSKGVIHRDIKPENILLSPDHGAMVADFGVARAVSVAGGDTITRTGMTVGTPTYMAPEQAMGSRDVTPEADIYSLGCVMYEMLAGQPPFTGPTAMAIFARHSLDNIPSLRIVRGTVPDAVEDAIIQALAKVPADRFRSGRDFATALTDDEGAARRRRAAAAAVAAPEFAPPAALPRRRRWMLGALATMIVLIVAGWFAWPHIRAAAVPAGLSGDYAKQNIAVMYFDDRSRGGSLRYLADGLTEALIDELSAVPQLKVTSRNGSAAFKGKDAIPTDSIARALKVGTVVNGTVELAEPGRVRVTVRLVDALSGTQIDKTVIEHPMGSSLDLQDSVAHTVSLFLRKRLGQEVQELVSRVGTRNEAAWDALEHARQTESEVDALVRAHDVPAAVAKLSAADTALAAVESIDKSWPTPSVDRAWLGFKAARLVGPSDSNFTRWIDAGLADAARALSRAPNNIDATEARGTLHYLQWLYNLAPNPAAADALMASAERDLRTVTQANDQRASAWNTLSHLLINKGQLAEAKLAAENAYKADPYLTDVDKTILRLFLASLDLGIRPEAERWCTEGRTRFPQSYRFTECKLWLYALPAPTPPNMAEVWKTYDEYVAASPANVQEFDKLKGKMMVALALVRAGQMDSAASLAKASEGDPQIDPTGELTNYASIVFAQSGHKDAAIALVARFLAANPQQRAFAAKDESWWLKDLRSDPRYQALLKGAN, from the coding sequence GTGGCGGCCGCTCCGGTCCGGCCGCCTGGCCGTCAATGCTTCCTCGAAGGAGCACGCGTGGAGCAGTCCGTCAGCAGCAGCCCTTTCACGACCTTGGAGTCTTCACTCCGCGGACGGTACGCCGTTCGACGTGAGCTGGGTCGCGGCGGCATGGCGACGGTCTACCTCGCCCACGATGCCGAGCGCGATCAGCTCGTAGCCGTGAAGGTGCTCCTGCCGGAACTGGCCGTGAATCTCGGCATCGATCGGTTCCTTCGTGAGATCGAAGTCGGCACCCTGCTCCAGCACCCGCACATCGTCGGCGTACTCGACTCCGGCCAGCTCGAGGGCACGCTGTACTACACGATGCCCTTCGTGGACGGGTTATCGCTGCGCGAGCGGCTGCAACGCGAGAAGCAGCTCCCGATTTCGGATGCGATCACGATCGCGCGTCAAGTGGCCGATGCGCTGGACTACGCGCACTCGAAAGGCGTGATCCATCGCGACATCAAGCCCGAGAACATCCTGCTGAGCCCCGACCATGGCGCCATGGTCGCGGATTTCGGCGTCGCCCGCGCGGTGTCCGTGGCCGGCGGAGACACGATCACGCGCACCGGAATGACGGTCGGTACGCCAACCTACATGGCGCCAGAGCAGGCGATGGGAAGCCGCGACGTCACCCCGGAGGCCGACATTTACAGCCTGGGGTGCGTCATGTACGAGATGCTCGCCGGGCAGCCGCCGTTCACCGGGCCCACGGCGATGGCGATCTTTGCGCGCCACTCGCTCGACAATATTCCGAGCCTCCGAATCGTCCGCGGCACGGTGCCCGACGCGGTGGAAGACGCGATCATCCAAGCGCTGGCGAAGGTCCCGGCGGACCGGTTCCGTTCGGGCCGCGACTTCGCCACGGCGCTCACCGACGACGAGGGCGCAGCGCGCCGCCGGCGCGCAGCGGCGGCAGCGGTAGCGGCACCCGAGTTCGCGCCGCCGGCGGCGCTGCCGCGCCGCAGGCGATGGATGCTGGGCGCGTTGGCGACCATGATCGTGCTCATCGTGGCGGGATGGTTCGCCTGGCCGCACATCCGCGCCGCCGCCGTACCGGCAGGGCTCTCGGGGGACTACGCGAAGCAGAACATCGCGGTGATGTACTTCGACGATCGGAGCCGCGGCGGATCGCTGCGCTACCTCGCCGACGGCCTAACGGAAGCGCTCATTGACGAGTTGAGCGCCGTCCCGCAGCTCAAGGTCACGTCGCGCAACGGATCGGCGGCGTTCAAGGGCAAGGATGCGATTCCGACCGACAGCATCGCGCGCGCGCTCAAAGTAGGCACGGTGGTGAACGGCACGGTCGAGCTTGCAGAGCCGGGGCGAGTGCGCGTCACCGTGCGGCTCGTCGACGCGCTCAGCGGCACGCAAATCGACAAGACGGTCATCGAGCACCCCATGGGCAGCTCGCTCGACCTGCAAGATTCGGTGGCGCACACAGTGTCGCTGTTTCTCCGCAAACGCCTGGGGCAGGAAGTGCAGGAATTGGTCTCCCGCGTAGGCACACGCAACGAGGCGGCGTGGGACGCGCTTGAGCATGCGCGGCAAACGGAATCCGAGGTGGATGCGCTGGTACGTGCGCACGACGTGCCGGCGGCCGTGGCCAAGCTCTCGGCGGCGGACACGGCCCTGGCGGCAGTCGAGTCCATTGACAAGAGCTGGCCCACGCCGAGCGTCGACCGGGCGTGGCTCGGCTTCAAGGCGGCGCGGCTGGTGGGCCCGTCCGACTCGAATTTCACCAGATGGATCGACGCCGGACTCGCCGATGCCGCGCGGGCGCTTTCGCGGGCGCCTAACAACATCGACGCGACCGAGGCGCGCGGCACGCTGCACTACCTGCAGTGGCTGTACAACCTTGCGCCTAACCCGGCGGCAGCCGACGCGTTGATGGCGTCGGCCGAGCGCGATCTGCGCACCGTGACGCAGGCCAACGACCAGCGGGCCTCGGCGTGGAACACGCTGAGCCACCTGCTCATCAACAAGGGACAGCTCGCCGAAGCCAAGCTCGCCGCCGAGAACGCGTACAAGGCTGACCCGTATCTGACTGATGTCGACAAGACCATCCTGCGGCTCTTCCTCGCGTCGCTCGACCTCGGCATTAGACCGGAGGCCGAGCGCTGGTGCACGGAAGGCCGGACGCGATTCCCGCAGAGCTATCGCTTCACCGAATGCAAGCTCTGGCTCTATGCGCTGCCCGCGCCCACGCCGCCCAACATGGCCGAGGTCTGGAAGACCTACGACGAGTACGTGGCGGCGAGTCCGGCGAACGTGCAGGAGTTCGACAAGTTGAAAGGGAAAATGATGGTCGCCCTGGCGCTCGTTCGCGCCGGACAGATGGATAGTGCTGCCTCGCTGGCCAAGGCATCGGAGGGCGACCCGCAGATCGATCCCACCGGCGAGCTGACGAACTACGCATCGATCGTGTTTGCGCAGAGCGGTCACAAGGATGCCGCGATCGCGCTCGTTGCCCGGTTCCTGGCGGCGAACCCGCAGCAGCGTGCGTTTGCCGCCAAGGATGAATCGTGGTGGCTCAAGGACCTTCGTTCGGATCCGCGCTACCAGGCCCTGCTCAAGGGAGCCAACTGA
- a CDS encoding methylmalonyl-CoA mutase family protein encodes MASPVPDRATPSGIPVAPVYHPSDAPLDYARDLGEPGAFPFTRGVQPTMYRSRLWTMRQYAGFGTADETNRRFKLLLEAGQTGLSVAFDLPTQMGFDSDSPRALGEVGRVGVAIDTVDDMHRLLADLPLDTVSTSMTINATAATLLAMYLVVAEERGVPWTQVSGTIQNDILKEYIARGTYIYPPGPSLALITEMFAFCAEQVPQWNPISISGYHIREAGATAVQELAFTFANTVEYVSRAVQAGLAVDAFAPRLSFFFAAHSDLFEEAAKFRAARRMYARIMRQRFGASEASARLRFHTQTGGVTLTAQQPLNNVVRVAVQALAAVLGGTQSLHTNGYDEALALPTAQAATLALRTQQIVAYESGATATVDPLAGSYYVERLTDELESRADALLRSVDEMGGAEQAIARGFFQDEIAKSAYTLQLRIERGESVIVGVNKFSDDQEPPVVPSPDYSALEREQVARVRAARAARNDAAAKQALGELRNAAEYADGAVQAAVVPHIVAAVRARATLGEISDTLASAWGTYQPA; translated from the coding sequence ATGGCATCGCCCGTTCCCGATCGCGCCACGCCGTCCGGCATTCCCGTGGCGCCCGTGTATCATCCGTCCGACGCGCCCCTCGATTACGCCCGGGACCTGGGCGAGCCGGGCGCGTTCCCGTTCACGCGCGGCGTGCAGCCCACGATGTACCGATCGCGCCTGTGGACCATGCGCCAGTACGCCGGCTTCGGCACAGCGGACGAGACCAACCGGCGGTTCAAGCTGCTGCTCGAGGCCGGGCAGACCGGGCTCTCGGTGGCGTTCGACCTGCCCACGCAGATGGGCTTCGATTCGGACTCGCCGCGTGCGTTAGGCGAAGTGGGACGCGTCGGCGTGGCCATCGACACGGTGGACGACATGCACCGGCTGCTGGCCGATCTGCCGTTGGACACGGTGTCGACGTCGATGACGATCAACGCGACGGCGGCGACGCTGCTGGCGATGTACCTGGTGGTGGCCGAAGAGCGCGGCGTGCCGTGGACCCAGGTGAGCGGGACGATTCAGAACGACATCCTCAAGGAGTACATCGCGCGAGGGACGTACATCTATCCGCCCGGGCCGAGCCTCGCGCTGATCACCGAGATGTTTGCGTTTTGCGCCGAGCAGGTGCCGCAGTGGAATCCGATTTCCATCTCGGGATACCACATCCGCGAGGCCGGGGCGACGGCGGTGCAGGAATTGGCGTTCACGTTTGCCAACACCGTGGAATACGTGTCGCGGGCGGTGCAGGCCGGGCTTGCGGTGGACGCGTTCGCGCCGCGGCTGTCGTTCTTTTTCGCGGCGCACAGCGATCTGTTCGAGGAAGCGGCGAAGTTCCGCGCGGCGCGGCGCATGTACGCACGCATCATGCGCCAGCGGTTCGGGGCGTCGGAGGCGAGCGCGCGGCTCCGGTTCCACACCCAGACCGGCGGCGTGACGCTCACGGCGCAGCAGCCGCTCAACAACGTGGTGCGCGTTGCCGTGCAGGCGCTGGCAGCCGTGTTAGGCGGGACGCAGTCGCTGCACACGAACGGATACGATGAGGCCCTCGCGCTGCCCACCGCCCAGGCGGCGACGCTGGCGCTGCGGACGCAGCAGATCGTGGCGTACGAATCCGGCGCGACGGCGACGGTGGACCCGCTGGCCGGGAGCTACTACGTCGAGCGCCTAACTGACGAATTGGAGTCGCGGGCGGACGCCCTCTTGCGCAGCGTCGACGAAATGGGCGGCGCCGAACAGGCCATCGCACGCGGGTTCTTCCAGGACGAGATCGCCAAGAGCGCGTACACGCTGCAGCTGCGGATCGAGCGCGGAGAATCCGTGATCGTGGGCGTGAACAAGTTCAGCGATGATCAGGAGCCTCCAGTGGTCCCGTCGCCCGACTACTCGGCGCTCGAGCGCGAGCAGGTGGCCCGCGTGCGCGCAGCGCGGGCGGCGCGGAACGACGCCGCCGCGAAGCAGGCGTTAGGCGAGCTCAGGAACGCCGCCGAGTATGCCGACGGTGCCGTTCAGGCGGCCGTGGTGCCGCACATCGTCGCGGCAGTGCGCGCGCGCGCCACCCTCGGCGAGATCTCGGATACCCTCGCGTCGGCGTGGGGAACGTATCAGCCTGCGTGA
- the fbp gene encoding class 1 fructose-bisphosphatase translates to MVQHTPTSVVTIERFIIEQERLHPEATGELSGILYDLALAAKMIATKVRMAGLADILGATDMTNVQGEVQQKLDVLANEIIVKAMDHGGRLCGMASEEEPDIIQIPEGFKCGKYVLLFDPLDGSSNIDVNVPVGTIFSVVRKITRGTRAEMEDLLQPGRRQVAAGYVIYGSSTMLVYTTGQGVHGFTLDPSIGEFLLSHPNIRIPKTPRYLSVNDSYEQHWDDHVRALMRRYRGLDGEHKALNVRYVGSLVADFHRNLLGGGVFCYPANARSPRGKLRLLYECNPLAFVAEQAGGAATDGTTRIMDISPSELHQRSPLYMGSREEVELASEMLGGVASAV, encoded by the coding sequence GTGGTTCAACACACTCCGACGTCGGTCGTCACGATCGAGCGGTTCATCATCGAACAGGAGCGACTGCACCCGGAAGCGACGGGTGAGTTGTCGGGGATCCTGTACGACCTGGCGCTCGCGGCCAAGATGATCGCGACGAAGGTCCGCATGGCCGGGTTGGCGGACATCCTCGGCGCAACGGACATGACGAACGTCCAGGGCGAGGTCCAGCAGAAGCTGGATGTGCTGGCCAACGAGATCATCGTGAAGGCGATGGACCATGGCGGCCGGTTGTGCGGCATGGCATCGGAGGAGGAGCCGGACATCATTCAGATTCCGGAAGGGTTCAAGTGTGGCAAGTATGTGCTGCTCTTCGACCCGCTCGACGGTTCGTCGAACATCGACGTGAACGTTCCCGTCGGCACCATCTTTTCGGTGGTTCGGAAGATCACGCGCGGCACGCGCGCGGAGATGGAAGATTTGCTGCAGCCGGGTCGTCGTCAGGTGGCGGCGGGCTACGTGATTTACGGCTCGAGCACGATGCTGGTGTACACCACGGGGCAGGGCGTGCACGGCTTCACGCTCGATCCTTCGATCGGCGAGTTCCTGCTGTCGCATCCCAACATTCGCATCCCGAAGACGCCGCGATATCTGTCCGTGAACGATTCGTACGAGCAGCACTGGGACGACCACGTGCGCGCGCTGATGCGCCGCTACCGCGGTCTCGACGGGGAGCACAAGGCGCTCAACGTCCGCTACGTGGGGAGTCTGGTAGCCGACTTCCACCGCAATCTGTTAGGCGGCGGCGTGTTCTGTTATCCGGCCAACGCGCGGAGTCCGCGGGGCAAGCTGCGGCTGCTCTACGAGTGCAATCCGCTGGCGTTCGTGGCCGAGCAGGCGGGCGGGGCGGCGACGGACGGCACGACGCGCATCATGGACATCTCGCCGAGCGAGCTGCACCAGCGATCGCCGTTGTACATGGGGAGCCGCGAGGAAGTCGAGCTGGCGAGCGAGATGCTGGGGGGCGTGGCCAGCGCCGTCTAA
- a CDS encoding DNA internalization-related competence protein ComEC/Rec2 yields the protein MPLVTTAVLAYCAGLLAGFASAVLAVLVVCILVLVAAIVRRDMRLAALGAIVAAGALIAAADNDVERTCRMRAAGAGSWIATLDAAAAPGAFVPASAEAHGCRVRASIAVEHGVAPAGSRVSVHGEGVASKRGIRIQHASVRRTSGGSPLIAWRDGVGRRIDATFRADAPLVRALVINDTRSLDPAVRDRFAAAGIVHMLAISGLHVAIIAAMLEVVFVALRLPRGAALIATVAITAFYVALIGAPPAAVRSGAMLGVVTASRLFERPTSPWASLAIGAAVPLGSARTVLDVGWQLSVLGIASLIASARLTRRWIAPRWDGWRANLAAGALTSVVACIVTGPIVAWTFGRVSLVAPLANLAAAPVIAVLQPTLFLATLFAPLLTVARFLADAAHPMLVAFNGVASVGASLPYAAITVAPTAVGAACAGVASITLLVACVSRYPVRPIIASLAAVACSIWMPLTPSAARDVEMHMIDVGQGDAIAIRTPHNHWLLFDAGRSWLGGDEGRSTVVPYLRRRGGGVSVFVLSHPHSDHAGGAASVMRALHPERYWDGAYVGTSETYRESLTAARDAGVRWHRARPGDSLVVDDVVITVLAPDSTWMSHLDAPNEASVVAFVRYGAVRFLLMGDAERGEEHWLLQHVDSLQADVLKVGHHGSGTSSTAEFLDAVSPRLALVSVGAGNAYGHPSANVMLALAERRAVVLRTDREGSIVLHTDGSSIEVEEGGDRWALSSRR from the coding sequence GTGCCTCTCGTCACCACCGCGGTTCTCGCCTACTGCGCCGGGCTGCTTGCCGGATTCGCCAGCGCCGTCCTCGCCGTACTGGTCGTTTGCATCCTCGTCCTCGTGGCGGCGATCGTTAGGCGCGATATGCGCCTGGCGGCGCTCGGCGCCATCGTCGCCGCCGGCGCACTCATCGCTGCAGCGGACAATGATGTCGAGCGAACGTGCCGTATGCGGGCGGCCGGCGCGGGCAGCTGGATCGCGACGCTCGACGCCGCTGCGGCGCCAGGCGCCTTCGTGCCCGCGAGCGCCGAGGCGCACGGGTGCAGGGTGCGCGCGTCGATCGCCGTCGAGCACGGCGTCGCGCCGGCCGGCTCACGCGTGTCCGTGCACGGCGAAGGCGTGGCGTCCAAACGCGGAATCCGCATTCAGCACGCCAGCGTTCGGCGCACCTCCGGCGGCTCGCCGCTCATCGCGTGGCGCGATGGCGTTGGTCGCCGCATCGACGCCACGTTCCGGGCCGATGCGCCGCTCGTGCGGGCGCTCGTGATCAACGACACGCGGTCGCTCGATCCCGCCGTTCGCGATCGATTCGCGGCCGCGGGCATCGTGCACATGCTCGCCATCTCGGGACTCCACGTCGCGATCATCGCCGCCATGCTCGAGGTGGTCTTTGTCGCGCTCCGCCTGCCGCGCGGCGCCGCACTGATCGCGACGGTCGCCATCACCGCGTTCTACGTCGCCTTGATCGGCGCGCCGCCGGCCGCGGTACGGTCCGGCGCGATGCTCGGCGTCGTCACGGCGTCCCGATTGTTCGAGCGCCCCACCTCGCCGTGGGCGTCGCTCGCCATCGGCGCCGCCGTCCCGTTAGGCAGCGCGCGCACGGTGCTCGACGTCGGCTGGCAGCTGTCCGTGCTGGGCATCGCCAGCCTCATCGCCAGCGCGCGGCTCACCCGGCGCTGGATCGCGCCCCGCTGGGACGGCTGGCGCGCCAACCTGGCCGCCGGAGCGCTCACGTCGGTGGTCGCGTGTATCGTCACCGGCCCCATCGTCGCCTGGACGTTCGGACGCGTGAGCCTCGTCGCGCCGCTCGCCAATCTTGCCGCCGCTCCGGTGATCGCCGTGCTGCAGCCGACGCTCTTCCTGGCCACACTGTTCGCGCCGCTACTGACGGTCGCCCGATTTCTCGCCGATGCCGCGCATCCCATGCTCGTCGCGTTCAATGGCGTCGCGAGTGTCGGCGCGAGTCTCCCGTATGCCGCGATCACGGTTGCCCCCACGGCTGTCGGCGCCGCGTGCGCGGGAGTCGCGTCGATCACTCTTCTCGTCGCCTGCGTGAGCCGCTATCCGGTGCGGCCGATCATCGCGTCGCTTGCCGCGGTCGCGTGTTCGATCTGGATGCCGCTCACGCCGAGTGCGGCGCGCGATGTCGAGATGCACATGATCGACGTCGGTCAGGGCGACGCCATCGCCATCCGAACGCCGCACAATCACTGGCTGCTCTTCGACGCAGGCCGCTCCTGGCTTGGCGGCGACGAAGGGCGGTCCACGGTGGTGCCGTATCTGCGACGACGAGGTGGCGGCGTGAGCGTGTTCGTGCTGTCGCATCCGCATTCGGATCATGCCGGCGGCGCCGCGAGCGTGATGCGGGCGCTACATCCCGAACGCTACTGGGACGGCGCGTACGTCGGCACGAGCGAGACTTACCGCGAGTCCCTCACCGCCGCGCGCGACGCCGGCGTGCGCTGGCATCGCGCTCGCCCGGGCGATTCGTTGGTCGTCGACGATGTCGTGATCACCGTGCTCGCGCCGGACTCCACATGGATGTCCCACCTGGATGCGCCGAACGAAGCGAGCGTGGTCGCATTCGTTCGTTACGGAGCCGTGCGCTTTCTGCTCATGGGCGACGCCGAGCGCGGCGAGGAGCATTGGCTGCTCCAGCACGTCGATTCATTGCAAGCGGACGTGCTCAAGGTTGGTCATCACGGGAGCGGCACGAGCAGCACCGCCGAGTTTCTCGACGCCGTTTCGCCGCGCCTCGCGCTCGTGTCGGTCGGCGCCGGCAACGCCTACGGACATCCGAGCGCCAACGTGATGCTCGCCTTGGCCGAGCGACGTGCGGTAGTGCTGCGGACGGATCGAGAGGGTAGCATTGTGCTTCATACCGACGGGTCGTCGATCGAAGTCGAGGAAGGAGGTGATCGTTGGGCGTTGTCGAGCAGGCGTTGA
- a CDS encoding late competence development ComFB family protein, whose translation MKNLLEGTVVALYDELRVQNPELCDCDNCRTDVIAFALNAARPRYSGGTDVGQALISVDLQRDQTRAALAVIVLDAMQRVAANPRHKA comes from the coding sequence ATGAAGAATCTCCTCGAGGGTACGGTGGTCGCGCTCTACGACGAGCTGCGCGTGCAGAATCCGGAGCTCTGCGACTGCGACAACTGCCGCACGGACGTCATCGCGTTTGCACTCAACGCGGCGCGCCCGCGCTACAGTGGCGGCACCGATGTCGGCCAGGCGCTCATTTCGGTCGATCTGCAGCGCGATCAGACCCGGGCAGCGCTCGCGGTGATCGTGCTGGACGCCATGCAGCGCGTCGCCGCGAACCCGCGACACAAGGCGTAA
- the miaB gene encoding tRNA (N6-isopentenyl adenosine(37)-C2)-methylthiotransferase MiaB, giving the protein MNAEGRPTVYIETYGCQMNVSDSELMYGHLEAVGYTPVGGPDGADVILVNTCAIRDHAEQRVLGRLGELKRFMGRNTVLGVTGCMAQRLGPALLERARHVQLVVGPDGYRALPALIEGARKGERATKVEFDLEEHYEDFQARRFDGVRAWIPVQRGCDYKCTYCIVPMTRGAERSRSLADVEREARLVAEQGITEITLLGQTVNSYHDGAHDFADLLRSVGRTPGIRRLRFTSPHPNDFTDRAIAAMADTPAVCEHVHLPMQSGSSRTLKRMLRRYTRETYFECVERIRAAIPGVAITTDIIVGFPGETDDEFEETLSAVREIGFDDAFTFRFSLRDGTPATRFPAHLTVPDDVAADRLDRLVALVREATRARNLSMLGTRHEVLIEKAARRGGLLQGRTRHHRTVLVQGDESLMGKYFTVELTGTTGSTFTGAIASAGHSLPLAG; this is encoded by the coding sequence ATGAACGCCGAAGGCCGTCCGACCGTCTACATCGAAACCTACGGATGCCAGATGAACGTGAGCGACTCCGAGCTCATGTACGGACATCTTGAGGCGGTCGGCTACACGCCAGTGGGCGGACCCGATGGCGCGGACGTCATCCTCGTCAACACGTGCGCGATTCGAGACCACGCGGAACAGCGGGTCTTGGGCCGCCTGGGTGAGCTCAAGCGCTTCATGGGCCGAAACACCGTGCTCGGCGTCACCGGCTGCATGGCGCAGCGGCTCGGTCCGGCCCTGCTCGAGCGAGCGCGTCACGTGCAGCTCGTGGTCGGGCCGGATGGGTACCGCGCATTGCCGGCGCTCATCGAAGGTGCGCGCAAAGGCGAGCGCGCCACCAAGGTCGAGTTCGACCTCGAGGAACACTACGAGGATTTTCAGGCGCGCCGCTTCGATGGCGTGCGCGCCTGGATTCCCGTCCAGCGCGGCTGCGATTACAAATGCACCTATTGCATAGTTCCGATGACGCGTGGCGCCGAACGCAGTCGTAGCTTGGCCGACGTCGAACGAGAAGCGCGCTTGGTGGCCGAGCAGGGGATCACCGAAATCACGCTCCTCGGTCAAACGGTCAACTCGTACCACGATGGCGCGCATGATTTCGCGGATCTGCTTCGTTCCGTTGGGCGCACGCCGGGCATTCGCCGGCTGCGGTTCACGAGCCCGCATCCGAACGATTTCACCGACCGGGCGATCGCCGCGATGGCGGATACGCCGGCGGTGTGCGAGCACGTGCATCTGCCCATGCAATCGGGCTCGTCGCGCACACTCAAGCGTATGCTCCGCCGATACACGCGCGAAACGTATTTCGAGTGTGTCGAACGCATCCGCGCCGCTATTCCGGGCGTGGCCATCACCACGGACATCATCGTCGGCTTCCCCGGTGAAACGGATGATGAGTTCGAGGAAACGCTGAGCGCCGTCCGCGAAATCGGTTTCGACGATGCGTTCACGTTCCGCTTCTCGCTGCGCGACGGGACACCGGCCACCCGCTTTCCGGCGCATCTCACGGTGCCTGACGACGTCGCCGCCGATCGGCTCGACCGCCTGGTTGCTCTCGTGCGCGAAGCCACCCGCGCGCGGAATCTCTCAATGCTCGGCACCCGCCACGAGGTGCTCATCGAGAAGGCCGCGCGCCGTGGCGGCTTGCTCCAGGGACGCACGCGACACCATCGCACAGTTCTCGTGCAGGGCGACGAGTCGCTCATGGGCAAGTATTTCACCGTCGAGCTCACTGGCACCACGGGCTCGACCTTCACCGGCGCCATCGCTTCTGCCGGCCACTCGCTTCCGCTCGCCGGATGA
- a CDS encoding MiaB/RimO family radical SAM methylthiotransferase produces the protein MKVYLQTFGCRANHYDSEVVRALLEAGGADVVSDPGDADAAVFNSCSVTAAAEADLRRAVRRVARRRPSIATVVMGCASARDPAAIGALPNVTRVIPGAGAAEVAAALGLAAPDGALPARQTGTRALLRIQDGCDEHCTFCATTLARGANRSRPVPDLVAEAARLAEHHTEIVLTGVHIGSYGRDAGSSLGVLVEALVRAVPNARFRLSSVEATEVDARLGERLRARDGGLVPYLHAPLQSGADRVLKRMGRHWYTSAAYARAIERIVGDASVFGLGADVIAGFPGESEDDHRETMRLVASLPFTRLHVFPYSPRPGTAAQRLDGAVRTRDVVRRADELRAASEQLAQAYRRRRDGGEADVVVLGDRAHRSGLTEDYLSVIPADDALPRGTRLPMQLVLDNGVLFARAGQR, from the coding sequence GTGAAAGTCTACCTGCAGACCTTCGGATGCCGCGCCAACCACTACGACAGCGAGGTGGTGCGCGCGCTGCTCGAGGCGGGCGGCGCCGACGTGGTGTCCGATCCGGGCGATGCGGACGCGGCGGTCTTCAACAGCTGCTCCGTGACGGCGGCGGCGGAGGCGGATCTGCGCCGCGCGGTCCGGCGCGTCGCACGCCGGCGGCCGTCCATTGCGACGGTGGTGATGGGCTGCGCGTCGGCGCGCGACCCGGCGGCCATCGGGGCGCTGCCTAACGTAACCCGGGTCATTCCAGGCGCCGGCGCGGCCGAGGTCGCGGCGGCGTTGGGCCTTGCGGCGCCGGACGGCGCCCTGCCGGCGCGGCAGACCGGCACGCGCGCGCTGCTTCGCATCCAGGACGGCTGCGACGAGCACTGCACGTTCTGCGCGACCACGCTGGCCCGCGGCGCGAATCGCTCGCGGCCCGTGCCCGATCTCGTCGCCGAAGCCGCGCGGTTGGCCGAGCACCACACGGAGATCGTGCTCACCGGCGTGCACATCGGGTCGTATGGGCGGGACGCCGGCTCGTCGTTAGGCGTGCTCGTCGAGGCGCTCGTGCGCGCCGTGCCCAACGCGCGATTCCGGCTTTCCTCGGTCGAGGCAACGGAGGTCGATGCGCGCCTGGGCGAACGACTGCGCGCGCGGGACGGCGGGCTCGTGCCGTACCTGCACGCGCCGCTCCAGTCGGGCGCCGACCGCGTGCTCAAGCGCATGGGACGCCATTGGTACACGTCGGCCGCCTATGCGCGCGCCATCGAGCGCATCGTGGGCGATGCATCGGTGTTCGGCCTGGGCGCCGACGTGATCGCCGGCTTCCCGGGCGAGAGCGAAGACGACCATCGCGAGACGATGCGCCTCGTCGCGTCGCTGCCCTTCACGCGCTTGCACGTGTTCCCGTATTCGCCGCGCCCGGGTACGGCTGCCCAACGGCTCGACGGCGCGGTCAGGACGCGCGATGTCGTGCGGCGCGCCGACGAGCTTCGTGCCGCGAGCGAGCAGCTCGCGCAGGCATATCGGCGCCGCCGCGATGGCGGCGAGGCAGATGTGGTCGTGCTTGGCGACCGCGCGCACCGCTCCGGCCTTACGGAAGACTATTTGTCGGTCATCCCGGCCGACGATGCGCTGCCTCGTGGCACCCGGCTCCCAATGCAGCTCGTGCTCGATAACGGCGTATTGTTCGCGCGCGCCGGACAGCGATAG